In Acidiphilium acidophilum, one genomic interval encodes:
- a CDS encoding YeeE/YedE thiosulfate transporter family protein has product MMIPWSGLVLGVLFGLILEGAGFGDPGCLTAQLRFSNWAVFKVMFTAIVVSSIMLYASRAFGLIHLSDIFVPSVYFWGTLLGGVGVGIGMAVGGYCPGTSAVAMASGRLDGLLFLVGIGGGTLAFNQVYPSIKPWIYAQTGPASITVPQLLHVSPWGVLGALMAILVTISWLVDRTRSTSIPATVAPFAPAGTSQPKH; this is encoded by the coding sequence ATGATGATCCCCTGGTCCGGGCTGGTCCTCGGCGTTTTATTCGGCCTGATCCTTGAAGGCGCAGGTTTTGGAGATCCCGGCTGCCTGACCGCGCAACTGCGGTTCAGCAACTGGGCGGTGTTCAAGGTCATGTTCACCGCCATCGTGGTCAGCAGCATTATGCTGTATGCGTCACGGGCATTCGGGTTGATCCATCTGTCGGATATCTTTGTTCCCTCGGTGTATTTCTGGGGAACGCTGCTTGGCGGGGTCGGTGTCGGCATCGGCATGGCGGTCGGCGGTTATTGCCCGGGCACCTCGGCCGTGGCGATGGCCTCCGGACGGCTCGATGGCCTGCTGTTCCTGGTCGGCATCGGCGGCGGTACGCTCGCGTTCAATCAGGTCTATCCTTCAATCAAGCCCTGGATTTATGCTCAGACCGGACCCGCATCAATCACCGTGCCCCAGTTGCTGCACGTGTCTCCCTGGGGCGTTCTTGGCGCTCTCATGGCTATATTGGTCACGATCAGCTGGCTGGTCGATCGAACCAGATCAACCTCAATCCCCGCCACCGTCGCCCCGTTCGCGCCGGCAGGCACGTCTCAACCGAAACACTAG
- a CDS encoding DUF6969 family protein, producing the protein MTGQIITWASLGQSAPARVLAGTERFTEWARYPQPDAVDPDSLWRFYYHAHPRSERLHNEHGHFHIFVPASANVRSEPPPANSHLIAVSVDSKGLPLRLFTTNRWVTDEVWQTADAMIRHLKSPSLHHAEPRDVAEWLNHLIVMFGSTIEALLKARDERLSTGGILRHKSLEDRRLRIPSQRRIRIE; encoded by the coding sequence GTGACCGGGCAAATCATCACCTGGGCTTCACTGGGACAAAGCGCTCCGGCCCGCGTGCTCGCGGGCACGGAGCGCTTCACCGAGTGGGCCCGCTACCCGCAACCCGATGCGGTCGATCCGGACAGTTTGTGGCGCTTCTATTACCACGCGCATCCCCGGTCGGAGCGCCTGCACAACGAGCACGGACATTTTCACATCTTCGTCCCTGCGTCGGCCAACGTCAGGTCCGAGCCTCCTCCCGCGAATTCCCATCTCATCGCCGTCTCCGTCGATTCCAAAGGGCTGCCATTACGCCTGTTTACCACCAACCGCTGGGTGACGGACGAGGTCTGGCAAACCGCCGATGCGATGATCCGGCATCTGAAGTCACCTTCACTGCATCATGCCGAGCCGCGCGATGTTGCGGAATGGCTCAATCATCTGATTGTCATGTTCGGATCAACCATAGAAGCGCTCCTGAAGGCCCGCGATGAGCGCCTCAGTACCGGCGGCATCCTTCGGCATAAATCTCTTGAGGACCGCCGCCTGCGGATACCGAGTCAGCGAAGGATCAGAATCGAGTAA
- a CDS encoding haloacid dehalogenase type II, translating into MARLRDAPKAVLFDVFGTLVDWRGSVIAGLSAFGAARGISADWAEIADSWRRAYRPSMDRVRRGLVPWTILDDLHRDALMNIARRHEIGPLDDADCEHLVRLWHRLAPWPDVAEGLGRLKSVAIIGPLSNGHLALQVSLAKRNLFPWDVTFGADLFRHYKPDAEVYLGACDLLGLAPDQVMLAAAHNDDLAAAASFGLATAFISRPAEHGPGTGDRAKPAEAWDIVTDRVGGIAEAFGV; encoded by the coding sequence GTGGCACGGCTACGGGACGCACCGAAGGCGGTGCTGTTCGACGTGTTCGGCACGCTGGTGGATTGGCGTGGCAGCGTGATCGCGGGGCTTTCCGCGTTCGGGGCGGCGCGCGGGATTTCCGCCGACTGGGCCGAGATCGCGGATAGCTGGCGGCGTGCCTATCGGCCCTCGATGGACCGGGTGCGGCGCGGGCTGGTGCCGTGGACCATATTGGACGATCTGCATCGCGATGCCCTGATGAACATTGCCCGCCGCCATGAAATCGGGCCGCTCGACGATGCCGATTGCGAACATCTGGTGCGGCTCTGGCACCGGCTCGCGCCGTGGCCCGACGTGGCGGAGGGGCTGGGGCGTCTCAAGAGCGTCGCGATCATCGGGCCGCTTTCCAACGGTCATCTGGCGCTGCAGGTCTCGCTTGCCAAACGCAACCTGTTTCCCTGGGATGTCACGTTCGGCGCGGATCTGTTCCGTCATTACAAGCCGGACGCCGAGGTTTATCTCGGGGCGTGCGATCTGCTCGGCCTCGCGCCCGATCAGGTGATGCTCGCCGCCGCCCATAACGACGATCTCGCCGCCGCCGCGAGTTTCGGCCTTGCCACCGCCTTCATCAGCCGCCCCGCCGAACACGGGCCGGGGACCGGCGACCGGGCGAAACCGGCGGAGGCATGGGATATCGTGACCGACCGGGTGGGCGGGATTGCCGAGGCGTTCGGGGTTTAG
- a CDS encoding twin transmembrane helix small protein: MRDFLIVLLGLDMIAVVAVLLTGAVGMTTGADPRRQNRLMRWRVGLQAVAVVLVVVLLLYGR, translated from the coding sequence ATGCGTGATTTTCTGATCGTTCTTCTCGGGCTTGACATGATCGCCGTGGTCGCCGTGCTGCTGACCGGGGCGGTCGGCATGACGACCGGTGCCGATCCGCGACGGCAGAACCGGCTGATGCGCTGGCGCGTCGGGTTGCAGGCGGTGGCAGTCGTGCTGGTCGTGGTGCTGCTGCTCTACGGGCGCTAG
- a CDS encoding mechanosensitive ion channel family protein, whose product MRLIRSLAIALIVCLAGITPSHAAENPLAALMAKPAATPKPAPTTPGTTPHTTPGTTLDSAQINAAIATLNNPAQRNALIATLQAMKAPAATPAKPGTPTTTTITTAAPAMGIGFVQIAEMKTRLVLGEIITALREATDIRLIWHWLVFVATDAWLRQTVIHAAIRLAAVLATALIAEAAAIFLLRRPRAAIIARAARWRDSLIALDAEDPESEAAGLAAAEAGETEPRPRRRSLRRWFRRLPYAIGHFLLALVPIVIFAAVGFIWLSGSIANERVARLVIIAVLNAYLACRVTLEIARFLLAPRHREIRLIRTTDRRATWLVTWLRRIIAVIAFGYAAIATGTLFGLYHAASQVLVKLVSLIVHVMLAIMVLQARRPVAAIIRGDRPGRPPRTGLVAAMRAGLARSWYVLALFYIVALWIAWAIGVPHAFVIMLKIVLIFAVIISIARSMTTWIDHGLESAFDPDAAWHEQYPILHARGRMYLPILKLAIGAIIAVIAVLVILQLWGLGILSWFAVTAIGRRIVGAVITIALATIIGLIVWEIINAALENHAEHLIAQGRAGRAARYRTLLPMMRSTLLVIILVIVALVVLSAIGVNVTLLLGGLSIFGLAVGFGSQKLVQDIITGLFLLLEDAMQVGDSVTLGGMSGVVEKLSIRTIRLRGGDGSLNIIPFSSVTTVTNSSRDFGYAPINIGVGYNEDIDKVQAVIHEIFETMRAEPTWAAQISNDLELWGLDQFGASSVNIVGRIKTPAGKQYGVRREFNRRVKIRFDADGIELPYNYQRITIDPAEFRQAFGPPKTDAPKTTAPTTAPETNG is encoded by the coding sequence ATGCGCCTGATCCGCTCCCTCGCGATCGCCCTGATCGTCTGCCTCGCCGGCATCACCCCGAGCCACGCTGCGGAAAACCCCCTGGCCGCCCTCATGGCCAAACCCGCCGCGACCCCCAAACCCGCCCCAACCACGCCCGGCACCACGCCCCACACCACGCCCGGCACCACGCTCGACTCCGCCCAGATCAACGCGGCGATCGCGACACTCAACAACCCCGCCCAGCGCAACGCCCTGATCGCAACCCTCCAGGCCATGAAGGCCCCCGCCGCCACCCCGGCGAAACCCGGCACCCCAACCACCACCACCATAACCACCGCCGCCCCCGCCATGGGCATCGGCTTCGTCCAGATCGCCGAGATGAAAACCCGCCTCGTCCTCGGCGAAATCATCACCGCCCTGCGCGAAGCGACCGATATCCGCCTGATCTGGCACTGGCTGGTCTTCGTCGCGACCGACGCATGGCTCCGTCAAACGGTCATCCACGCCGCAATCCGCCTCGCCGCCGTCCTCGCCACCGCCCTGATCGCCGAAGCCGCCGCGATCTTCCTGCTCCGCCGCCCGCGCGCCGCCATCATCGCCCGCGCCGCGCGCTGGCGCGATTCCCTCATCGCCCTTGACGCCGAAGACCCCGAAAGCGAAGCCGCCGGCCTCGCCGCCGCCGAAGCTGGCGAGACCGAGCCCCGCCCGCGCCGCCGCTCCCTCCGCCGCTGGTTCCGCCGCCTACCCTACGCGATCGGCCATTTCCTGCTCGCCCTCGTCCCGATCGTGATCTTCGCCGCCGTCGGCTTCATCTGGCTCTCCGGCAGCATCGCGAACGAACGCGTCGCCCGCCTCGTCATCATCGCGGTTCTCAACGCCTACCTCGCCTGCCGCGTCACCCTCGAAATCGCCCGCTTCCTGCTCGCCCCCCGCCACCGCGAAATCCGCCTGATCCGCACGACCGACCGCCGCGCCACCTGGCTCGTCACCTGGCTGCGCCGGATCATCGCGGTGATCGCCTTCGGCTACGCCGCCATCGCCACCGGCACCCTGTTCGGCCTCTACCACGCAGCAAGTCAGGTCCTCGTCAAGCTGGTCTCGCTGATCGTCCACGTCATGCTCGCGATCATGGTCCTCCAGGCCCGCCGCCCGGTCGCCGCGATCATCCGGGGCGACCGCCCGGGCCGCCCGCCGCGCACCGGCCTCGTCGCCGCCATGCGCGCCGGCCTCGCCCGCTCCTGGTACGTCCTCGCTTTGTTCTACATCGTCGCCCTCTGGATCGCCTGGGCGATCGGCGTCCCCCACGCCTTCGTCATCATGCTGAAAATCGTCCTGATCTTCGCCGTGATCATCTCGATCGCCCGCAGCATGACCACCTGGATCGACCACGGCCTCGAATCCGCCTTCGACCCGGACGCCGCCTGGCACGAGCAATACCCCATCCTCCACGCCCGCGGCCGCATGTACCTGCCGATCCTCAAGCTCGCGATCGGCGCGATCATCGCGGTCATCGCCGTCCTCGTAATCCTGCAACTCTGGGGCCTCGGCATCCTCAGCTGGTTCGCGGTCACCGCCATCGGCCGCCGCATTGTCGGCGCCGTTATCACCATCGCGCTCGCCACCATCATCGGCCTGATCGTCTGGGAAATCATCAACGCTGCCCTCGAAAACCACGCGGAACACCTCATCGCGCAAGGCCGCGCCGGCCGCGCCGCCCGCTACCGCACCCTCCTGCCGATGATGCGCTCCACCCTGCTGGTGATCATCCTCGTCATCGTCGCCCTCGTCGTGCTGAGCGCCATCGGCGTCAACGTCACCCTCCTGCTCGGCGGCCTCTCCATCTTCGGCCTCGCCGTCGGCTTCGGCTCGCAAAAACTGGTGCAGGACATCATCACCGGCCTGTTCCTGCTGCTGGAAGACGCGATGCAGGTCGGCGATTCCGTCACCCTCGGCGGCATGTCCGGCGTCGTCGAAAAACTCTCGATCCGCACCATCCGCCTGCGCGGCGGCGACGGCTCGCTGAACATCATTCCGTTCAGTTCGGTGACCACGGTCACCAACAGCTCGCGCGATTTCGGCTATGCCCCGATCAACATCGGTGTCGGCTACAACGAAGACATCGACAAGGTCCAAGCCGTCATCCATGAAATCTTCGAAACCATGCGCGCCGAACCCACCTGGGCCGCCCAGATCAGCAACGACCTCGAACTCTGGGGGCTCGACCAGTTCGGCGCCTCCTCGGTCAACATCGTCGGCCGCATCAAAACCCCCGCCGGCAAACAATACGGCGTCCGCCGCGAATTCAACCGCCGCGTCAAGATCCGCTTCGACGCGGACGGCATCGAACTCCCCTACAACTACCAGCGCATCACCATCGACCCCGCCGAATTCCGCCAAGCCTTCGGCCCCCCAAAAACCGACGCCCCCAAAACAACCGCTCCCACCACCGCCCCGGAAACGAATGGCTGA
- a CDS encoding 2OG-Fe dioxygenase family protein codes for MNAIDQRRALANRLTTDGYAFLEGPILDSMLPEDALTPASWNRFAASWEGMPVDTYMADGGRYRRRRFAVFSATPGETIHRSAHQPHYQARDYNSLNGGIERWFDPIDPEVADGLTFQALLGFTRSLFEQQAGIHPWHIEAHQFRIETGPDGTGLPTPEGMHRDGVDYVLVLMVRRANIHQGTTTIHTLNGNLLGSFTLTHPRDAAFVNDRRVFHGVTPVVPLQPTEPAFRDVLVLTYRKT; via the coding sequence ATGAACGCGATCGATCAGCGCCGCGCCCTCGCCAACCGCCTGACCACCGACGGCTACGCCTTCCTCGAAGGCCCGATCCTCGATTCCATGCTCCCGGAAGACGCCCTCACCCCGGCAAGCTGGAACCGCTTCGCCGCCAGTTGGGAAGGCATGCCGGTCGATACCTACATGGCCGATGGCGGGCGCTACCGCCGCCGCCGCTTCGCCGTCTTCTCAGCCACCCCCGGCGAAACCATCCACCGCAGCGCCCACCAGCCCCACTACCAGGCCCGCGACTACAACAGCCTCAACGGCGGCATCGAACGCTGGTTCGACCCGATCGACCCCGAAGTGGCGGACGGCCTCACCTTCCAGGCCCTGCTCGGCTTCACCCGCTCCCTGTTCGAACAACAGGCCGGCATCCACCCCTGGCACATCGAAGCCCACCAGTTCCGCATCGAAACCGGACCCGACGGCACGGGCCTCCCAACCCCCGAAGGTATGCACCGAGACGGAGTCGATTACGTCCTGGTCCTGATGGTCCGCCGCGCCAACATCCACCAGGGCACCACCACCATCCACACTCTCAACGGCAACCTCCTCGGCAGCTTCACCCTCACCCACCCGCGCGACGCCGCCTTCGTCAACGACCGCCGCGTCTTCCACGGCGTCACCCCGGTCGTCCCGCTCCAACCCACCGAACCCGCCTTCCGCGACGTACTGGTCCTCACCTACCGCAAAACCTGA
- a CDS encoding phosphatidylserine decarboxylase, translated as MDIFHSIRSVLAPPHRAGLPFIAGGLVLIVLGLIFAGWLAWIGVILTLFCLYFFRDPDRVPPPRADALVAPADGLITRVDLAIPPPELGLPATPLPRIAIFLSVLDVHVNRIPMAGTITRIAYRHGTFVNAADKDSDNNERNALALRLDNGAEIAIVQIAGLIARRILCDVHEGDHVATGARFGIIRFGSRTDVYLPPGTLPLVTIGQRAIGGETVLANIAATPFGIPPAADIPTTPPPGL; from the coding sequence ATGGATATTTTTCACTCGATCCGCTCGGTCCTGGCGCCGCCGCACCGGGCCGGCCTGCCGTTCATCGCCGGCGGCCTCGTCCTCATCGTCCTCGGCCTCATCTTCGCCGGCTGGCTCGCCTGGATCGGCGTGATCCTCACTTTGTTCTGCCTCTATTTCTTCCGCGACCCCGATCGCGTCCCACCCCCCCGCGCCGATGCCCTGGTCGCCCCCGCCGATGGTCTGATCACCCGGGTCGACCTCGCCATCCCCCCGCCCGAACTCGGCCTGCCCGCCACCCCGCTCCCCCGCATCGCCATCTTCCTCTCGGTGCTCGATGTCCACGTCAACCGCATCCCCATGGCCGGCACCATCACCCGCATCGCCTACCGCCACGGCACCTTCGTCAACGCGGCCGACAAAGACTCCGACAACAACGAACGCAACGCCCTCGCCCTGCGCCTCGACAACGGTGCCGAAATCGCCATCGTGCAAATCGCGGGCCTGATCGCGCGCCGCATCCTGTGCGACGTCCACGAAGGCGACCACGTCGCCACCGGCGCCCGCTTCGGCATCATCCGCTTCGGCAGCCGCACCGATGTCTACCTGCCGCCCGGCACACTCCCCCTCGTTACCATCGGCCAACGCGCCATCGGCGGCGAAACCGTCCTCGCCAATATCGCCGCCACCCCCTTCGGCATCCCGCCCGCCGCCGACATCCCCACCACCCCCCCGCCCGGCCTGTGA
- a CDS encoding CDP-alcohol phosphatidyltransferase family protein has translation MNDAGKPARFALPRRRRARRPRLRGLSFNRMLPNLLTLVGLCVGFSAIRFALDGRFGAAVIAIAVSGAIDGLDGRLARLLKATSRFGAEFDSLSDFLCFGVAPSLVLYLWALDDWGAFGYLPELMFTASMALRLARFNAAIDELPHTDDGHLPAFRFANNFFTGVPAPAGAALSLLPIYLGLEAAEHNIVWLADLARAPALSAAVLVATALLCVSTLPVWSFKNFKVPPQYALVLLLGVVVFAAILLADPWLGLALIAAAYLTMLPFSRRSFKRLQAEAESRLQPEPELDLGDKGEDKGEGSSSASFL, from the coding sequence GTGAACGACGCCGGAAAACCCGCGCGCTTCGCCCTGCCGCGCCGCCGCCGCGCCCGCCGCCCCCGGCTGCGCGGCCTCAGCTTCAACCGCATGCTGCCCAACCTGCTCACCCTGGTCGGCCTCTGCGTCGGCTTCAGCGCCATCCGCTTCGCCCTCGATGGCCGCTTCGGCGCCGCCGTCATCGCCATCGCCGTCTCCGGCGCGATCGACGGTCTCGACGGCCGCCTCGCCCGCCTCCTCAAAGCCACCTCCCGCTTCGGCGCGGAATTCGACAGCCTGTCCGACTTCCTCTGCTTCGGCGTCGCCCCCAGCCTCGTCCTCTACCTCTGGGCACTCGATGATTGGGGCGCGTTCGGCTACCTCCCCGAACTCATGTTCACCGCCAGCATGGCCCTCCGCCTCGCCCGCTTCAACGCCGCCATCGATGAACTCCCCCACACCGATGACGGCCACCTCCCCGCCTTCCGCTTCGCCAACAACTTCTTCACCGGAGTCCCCGCCCCCGCCGGCGCCGCCCTCTCGCTCCTGCCCATCTACCTCGGCCTCGAAGCCGCCGAACACAACATCGTCTGGCTCGCCGACCTCGCCCGCGCCCCCGCCCTCAGCGCCGCCGTCCTCGTCGCCACCGCCCTGCTCTGCGTCTCCACCCTCCCGGTCTGGAGCTTCAAAAACTTCAAAGTCCCCCCCCAATACGCCCTCGTCCTCCTCCTCGGCGTCGTCGTCTTCGCCGCCATCCTCCTCGCCGACCCCTGGCTCGGCCTCGCCCTCATCGCCGCCGCCTACCTCACAATGCTCCCCTTCAGCCGCCGCAGCTTCAAACGCCTCCAGGCCGAAGCCGAATCCCGCCTGCAACCGGAACCTGAACTGGACCTCGGCGACAAAGGTGAAGATAAAGGCGAAGGAAGCTCAAGCGCTTCTTTTTTGTAA
- the mntR gene encoding manganese-binding transcriptional regulator MntR, with product MTAAPLREPHDALPAEPTQAERFCRARTAQSSALLEDYVELIADLLAINGEARPIDIARRLGVSHPTAAKSINRLKREGLATSKPYRGVFLTDAGLALAERVRTRHRLVVQLLEAIGVPPETAEADAEGIEHYVSDVSLRAFSRFLKARGQTAT from the coding sequence ATGACCGCGGCCCCGTTGCGCGAACCCCACGACGCCCTGCCCGCCGAGCCGACCCAGGCCGAACGGTTCTGCCGCGCCCGGACCGCGCAATCATCGGCACTGCTCGAAGATTACGTCGAACTGATCGCGGACCTGCTCGCGATCAACGGCGAAGCGCGGCCGATCGATATCGCGCGGCGACTCGGCGTGTCCCACCCGACCGCGGCGAAAAGCATCAACCGGCTCAAACGCGAAGGGCTGGCAACCTCGAAACCCTATCGCGGCGTGTTCCTGACCGACGCAGGCCTCGCACTGGCCGAACGGGTGCGGACACGGCACCGGCTCGTGGTGCAGTTGCTCGAAGCGATCGGCGTGCCGCCGGAAACCGCAGAGGCCGACGCCGAAGGAATCGAACACTACGTGTCCGACGTGTCGCTCCGCGCGTTCAGCCGGTTTTTAAAAGCACGAGGACAGACGGCAACCTGA
- a CDS encoding cysteine synthase A codes for MTIAPKTNFAEGVSGDGLPGAIGHTPLIRLRRASDVTGCTILGKAEFMNPGGSVKDRAALAMIEAAEAAGTLKPGGTIVEGTAGNTGIGLTLVANARGYRCIIVMPETQSREKIDFLRMIGADLRLVPAKPYRDPGNYVHVSRRIAEETGAFWANQFDNTENREGHRRTTGAEIWAQTGGRIDAFTCACGTGGTLAGVGMALKAHNPAVRIILADPDGSALYDWVTTGELKSAGSSITEGIGQGRVTGNLEGAPIDGAVRIGDAAMLEQVFDLMIHEGLSIGGSAGINVAAAIAVAREMGPGHTIATILCDGAARYQSKLFNPEFLASKNLPAPPWMLAG; via the coding sequence ATGACGATAGCACCGAAGACCAATTTCGCAGAAGGGGTGAGCGGGGATGGGCTTCCCGGTGCGATCGGGCATACGCCGTTGATCCGGCTGCGGCGGGCCTCCGACGTGACGGGGTGCACGATACTGGGCAAGGCCGAGTTCATGAATCCGGGCGGTTCGGTCAAGGATCGCGCGGCTTTGGCGATGATCGAGGCGGCGGAGGCGGCGGGGACGCTCAAGCCGGGCGGCACGATTGTGGAGGGCACGGCGGGCAATACCGGGATCGGGCTGACGCTGGTGGCCAATGCGCGGGGGTATCGGTGCATCATTGTGATGCCGGAAACACAAAGCCGTGAGAAGATCGATTTTCTGCGGATGATCGGGGCGGATTTGCGGCTGGTGCCGGCGAAACCGTATCGCGATCCCGGCAATTACGTTCACGTATCGCGCCGGATCGCCGAGGAAACCGGGGCGTTCTGGGCCAATCAGTTCGACAATACCGAGAATCGCGAGGGGCACCGGCGGACCACGGGGGCGGAAATCTGGGCGCAGACCGGCGGGCGGATCGATGCGTTCACCTGCGCCTGCGGCACCGGGGGGACGCTCGCGGGCGTTGGCATGGCGCTCAAGGCGCATAATCCCGCGGTGCGGATTATTCTGGCCGACCCGGATGGCAGCGCGCTCTATGATTGGGTGACGACCGGGGAGCTGAAATCGGCCGGATCGTCGATCACCGAAGGGATCGGGCAGGGGCGGGTGACCGGCAACCTCGAAGGAGCACCGATCGATGGGGCGGTGCGGATCGGAGATGCCGCGATGCTGGAACAGGTGTTCGACCTGATGATCCATGAAGGGCTCTCGATCGGCGGCTCGGCGGGGATCAACGTGGCTGCCGCCATCGCGGTCGCGCGGGAAATGGGGCCGGGCCATACCATCGCGACCATTTTGTGCGACGGGGCGGCGCGGTATCAGTCGAAATTGTTCAACCCGGAATTTCTGGCGAGCAAGAACCTGCCGGCACCGCCCTGGATGCTGGCGGGCTGA
- a CDS encoding rhodanese-like domain-containing protein, which translates to MIDDVAPKQVWETLMSNPDAVMCDVRTVAEWNFVGMPDLSQAGKHVVPVQWQVFPTMQPNPQFLDQLQEAGIGPDHHVYFLCRTGGRSMAAAKAAQAAGFKHVYNIKDGFEGPQDQRGHRGHVAGWKHDGLPWAQK; encoded by the coding sequence ATGATTGACGATGTCGCCCCCAAGCAGGTCTGGGAAACCCTGATGAGCAACCCGGACGCCGTGATGTGCGACGTGCGGACCGTTGCGGAATGGAATTTCGTCGGCATGCCGGACCTGTCGCAGGCAGGCAAACACGTCGTCCCGGTCCAATGGCAGGTTTTCCCCACCATGCAGCCCAACCCGCAATTCCTCGATCAGTTGCAGGAAGCCGGAATCGGCCCCGACCATCACGTCTATTTCCTCTGCCGCACCGGAGGCCGCAGCATGGCCGCCGCCAAAGCCGCCCAGGCCGCCGGATTCAAACACGTCTACAACATCAAGGACGGCTTCGAAGGCCCCCAGGACCAACGCGGCCATCGCGGCCATGTCGCGGGATGGAAGCATGACGGGCTGCCTTGGGCGCAGAAGTAA
- a CDS encoding substrate-binding domain-containing protein has product MKTRMKLRLAAVVSAACLAVAGLAIAHAADTGWNGKVEAPKYKGDMFPPWQGGANNDTVNKGFLFTVPEVDDMADFHGDIDHPKLILYIGGNYYFAVAPLVKTFEAEHPQYKGGVFVVTIPPGLEIKAMKAGGIFTVGNMSFTAKPDAFLAGLKKVKSLISDGMLVGPPVAYATNNLTIMIPKGNPGHITGLKDFGKPGVKLVMPNPAFEGIARQIEASLVKAGGKALEQKVYETGVKDGSTILTHIHHRQTPLFLMQGLADAGVTWKSEAIFQEQIGHPISNIDLPAKYNTTAIYGGAMVKDAAHPAAAKAWLSFVQTPAALKIFEHYGFKPYKK; this is encoded by the coding sequence ATGAAGACGCGAATGAAGCTGCGGTTGGCGGCGGTGGTATCGGCGGCATGCCTCGCGGTGGCGGGGCTGGCCATCGCCCATGCGGCGGATACCGGGTGGAACGGCAAGGTCGAGGCACCGAAATACAAGGGCGACATGTTTCCGCCCTGGCAGGGCGGGGCGAACAACGACACGGTGAACAAGGGATTTTTGTTCACCGTGCCGGAAGTGGACGACATGGCCGATTTTCATGGCGATATCGATCACCCGAAACTGATCCTCTATATCGGCGGCAATTACTATTTTGCGGTGGCGCCGCTGGTTAAGACGTTCGAGGCCGAGCATCCCCAATACAAGGGTGGGGTGTTCGTGGTGACGATTCCGCCGGGTCTCGAAATCAAGGCGATGAAGGCGGGCGGGATTTTCACCGTCGGTAATATGAGCTTCACCGCCAAGCCGGATGCGTTTCTGGCCGGGTTGAAAAAGGTGAAGTCGCTGATTTCGGACGGGATGCTGGTGGGGCCGCCGGTCGCTTATGCGACCAACAACCTCACGATCATGATTCCGAAGGGCAATCCGGGGCATATCACCGGGCTCAAGGATTTCGGTAAACCCGGCGTGAAGCTGGTGATGCCGAACCCGGCCTTCGAGGGAATTGCCCGGCAGATCGAGGCCAGCCTCGTGAAGGCGGGGGGCAAGGCGCTGGAGCAGAAGGTCTATGAGACCGGGGTGAAGGATGGTTCGACGATCCTGACCCATATCCATCATCGCCAGACGCCGCTGTTCCTGATGCAGGGGTTGGCGGATGCCGGGGTGACCTGGAAATCGGAGGCGATTTTTCAGGAGCAGATCGGCCATCCGATCAGCAACATCGATCTGCCGGCGAAATACAACACCACCGCGATCTATGGCGGGGCGATGGTGAAGGATGCGGCGCATCCGGCTGCCGCGAAAGCCTGGTTGTCCTTTGTGCAGACGCCTGCGGCGTTGAAGATTTTCGAGCATTACGGGTTCAAACCCTACAAGAAGTGA